In Plasmodium coatneyi strain Hackeri chromosome 8, complete sequence, the genomic stretch CAAGAATTCAAGGGttaccaaagaaaaaaaaaagaataaggaaaagggagaaaatagaGCTCAGGAATGgacagaagggaaggaaatgaaggaagtgcAGGAAGTagtggaaaaaggaacatatataacagGGGAAAGTCAGAAGAATTTATTGcttaaaataaaggaagggaaattGCAGGGtattaataaaattgaagaggaaataaacAAAGAAATACAGAGACAAAAAACCCCACAACCAAGCATCCTCCCAGGAGAATGTGCAAGTGCAAATTTtgaggagggggaggaaggtaTACTCCAAATTTGAAATATTTCCTCCTGTTCAAAGGGAGTATGAATTATTCATGTAATATTCCTTATGGTAATGGTAGAATTAAATATTACAAGAAGATGGATGCATGAATGTATAttgcatttatatttttccattaatgTACAGCACAGTGGGATGAGCTGTTCACGAAGTTCTCCAATAATccaaataagaagaaagataGTAAGGACTATGAGTACAGTAAACTAGAGGTGTTGTTTCCTTGGTGTGATGAAATTAAGGATGAGGACAAAGGTAATGTGGGCAGGTACCAAGAATTTTGCAGAGTTCTGTTAAAGAACTTACTGATGGTGAATAATAACCCATAtgattgtgaaaaaaataatacaatAAATACAGGCAAAAGGAAACCGTGCGTAGGGAAATGTGACTTACTGAACATTTGGTTAATGTATGTGAGAGATCATTGTGTTCCGAGTGAAGTTATTAAGTATGTCTTCACAGGAATGCACAGTATGAAAGATACATTACCAGGTACAGAGAAATATGCAAACTGTGCATACCTGTCTATTAAGAATCTGTGGAGGGATGGCAACGATATGTTGAACTTAATAATGAAATGGAtgcaaggggggaaatgtgGGAGAAAGATGGACGACGTAGACACAAAAGGATGGtgtaaaggaggagggaatAAGCTCAGTAATGTAAAGCTAAGTCGCAAGGATAATACTAATTGGGATAATAATGCAAATGCAGAATTAAATGATTTCATGGAagaattgaaggaaggatCTGAAATAGTGCATATATTGAAAGCGGATCAAGGAAATTTTCAAGATAAAGTTGGAAAAGTGAAGAGGAAGGTAGAGATGAAGAAGCAGTCTCTCTTAGATTCTGGTCCACCACCCCCCGCCTCCGACggtaaggaggagaagggggGTGAGGGAAGtcaagaaaaaggaacaaaaaagagtGAGTCAGAGAAACCATCACACACAGTACAAGTACCAGAGAAGCCACCACCTGCCAAAGTTCCTAAAGCATCGAAGGACCCTGTACAGAAGCAAACAGGTAAGGATACAGCATCTCCTAAGGTGGCAACTCCCAATAAGgaggaatgtaaaaataaagtagAATTGAACAGTTTCTGATGAAGCCATTGTATGTATTAAAATTCTGTAAGGTGAAAGTACTCAAGTTGATAGTAATACTAATATCCCAATAGTGCGGACGACAACTGGAATAAGGACACAGGGATCATGCCATATGGGGAGAGTGGGAATGCCATGTAGTAAATCGGGTACTACTGTTTATAAACACTTCTTTTACTCCTTTCACTGCAGATCCTGAtgacaaaggggaagagagTTCGGAGGGACCAGGTTACCCGAGGGAAGATACTGTGGACCCACCAGCACAGGAACAGGCCGAGGATCCTGGTAAGGGTGTTACTAAGCAAGATCATCCCGTTAAACCTGTTCCTGCCCCTGCTCCTCCCCCAGAACCACGCTCCCTCCCTAGCAAGGCAAGGGAGGCAGGGAAGTTAGGGGTGATggactccttccttccataccttcctttggtTCCTGTGTTCCTTGGTACTTCTGTTATAtgttatctcctttggaaggtaaaagaaaaataaggaagagataaaataataaaagaaaggaagaaaaaaaaaaacaagaaaaaaaaaaaaaaaaaaaagaaaaaaaacagaaaaaaaaagtgaatgaatgaatgagtaGGGTGTGTTTGTGACATTTCGCATTTAGCGTGCGGAATTTAACATTTAGTTTGCGGGATTTAGCATTTTagggggtgtgtgtgtaggatttcgcatttgaGGGGCGtctatgtaggatttcgtattttggggtgtgtgtgtgtgcaggatttcgcattttagggtgtgtgtgtaggattttgtattttagggtgtgtatgtgtaggatttcgtattttagggtttgaagtagtaattgcCGTTGCGTGAACAAGCATTTCACACCcgtattaaagaaacatttttttccctttgttttttttttttttaccttctgcTTTCAGTATTATTCCCTACCCAGTAAAAGCAGACGTTCCAGAAGAGCacatcaagtacgtggtcctcGAACTTTGCAGAAACAAATTATCCAAGACGTAGAAAAGGATgatccacatgaatataccttagtaaaaaaacgcaaaccACCAAGATCAATAccaaagagaaggaggaaaaaacgggttCCTGGTCGTCgtcgtggtgtacgtcgccgcatgattattgatattcatttagaagtgcTAGACGAATGTCAGAAAGGGGACACGAAACTCGTTCAAgaggacttttttgaaattttggttcaagaatttatgggatctgaatttataaaacaagaaaaggTTCCTAAGGATGATGTCCTtgtggaacaggttccaagttcagatttcgggtttagggaagaagactttgtttctaaggaagatgttcctatggaacaaGTTTCTATGTTTGATGGTCTTAAGGAAGGTATTCCtgaggaagaggttccaagttcagattccgggtttagggaggaaagactttgttcctaaggaatgtgttccaaaggaagataTTCCAAAGGGAAATGTTCatatggaacaggttccaagttcagattccgggtttagggaggaagactttgttccttaGTAAGATGTTCAAAGTTAAGGTTCCGGGCTtcagggtgtagtaaatattttttctttttttttttttttttttttgtgtattgcATGGAAGTGTTTACCGTCatatgtaattaatatatgcggagaaaaaaaattttcacttcattttgatttgtttggtaaatttttttaatgaaggtccaatatgttaaatttttttttgttatagatTTTTAtctatgttattttttttagtcttaataattttttttctttctttttgacGTCCAATCAATGcgcatatttgaaaaaagttcTCCAAATTGTGCGCGGGGATTCGCGCGAAGGTTCTCGGCAAGGTgcgcaaaaagaaaaagagtgttcttaaaagaaaagaactgcGTACAAATAatttaccatgtcacacatgtgtgcgcttcttctcctcctcctcctcgcaaaaaaaaaaaaaaaaagtgtcttaaaaaaagaatgttcttacaaaaaaaaaaaaagaaaggaagtgtgtgtacaattacgcaaattttttaccatgtcacacatgtatgtgtgtatacgaaaagaatcaatattatgaagaacaaacactggcacaacaacaaaaaaaaaaaaaaaaaaattaaattgaattgaataaattcataatattaaaaaaaaaaaaaaaaaaaaaattgtcatttttgctCCTTACATTGTATACATTGTGCGAGCGGtgttatttattgttccatcccaggggaggaaaaggaaacattacaTGCTTAATCAATGTAGTATGGTATGATAACGTATGTTCTTACGACGACCTGGCATATTcgtccttcctcttctcctgCTGTTGGATGTTGCTGTAGTAGCAGAGTATGGAGCAAAGTATTCTGTGTTAGAATCCTCTACTGAATTCTCTATTGAACCGTCCGTTGAATCGTGCGTTGAGTCGTCAAATGTTGAGTCATCCAATGTGGAAGATACTGATGTTGAATATTCAGTAGAACTGTCAGTTGGTGCTTCAAATTTGTGACGTCCCATTGatgttgctgttgttctttttcttttgcttctGTTTCTATTGTTTGGAAAGTAGTTATGGACCCAGGAGGGTAGTAGATCAtactgaaataaaaaaggggttgtgagggtggatggaaggaagtagGTGGGGAGAgggtggaagaaatatgtattatatatatatatatatatatatatatatatatatatatatatcatatatatatcggtatatatgtgtatgcgtgCACAACGTGGCCCATTATTTTGCACTTAGTGCTTATTAAAACATTATTGTAAATACAACAGTATTCGTATATTAATAACTTTAGCTGTAtcttaaataaaaagaaaagaactgttggtaatcctattgctgcAGCAGAACCACCGCGAATACCAATAGTGGTACTGCTATCCATTCCGGAAGAGGCAGGAGCAGCTCctgctcctcctcttcttgcTGGTGGTCCACCAGCAGGGAATGGTAGTTGTTGTTGTAGTAGTTGTATTGTTCTTGtgtacaaggattgttgtagtagttgtgtaattgttgttgttacaaggattgttgtgtgtagttgtttgttgttgtagtagttgtttgttgtgtatgtttgtgtggatatatttcttctgttcttcttcttctgttctgttgttgttgtgtttgttgtgtttgttgtgtttgttgtgtttgttgtgtttgttgtgtttgttgtgtttgttgttaCAAGGTTGTTAtagttgtttgtttgttttgttttgtttgttgttgtttgttgtgtttgttgtatgattgttgtgtttgttgtggttgttctTGTTGttacaaggattgttgtagtagttgttgtgtaattgttgttgttgttgtgtaattgttgttgttgttgtgaaTATTCTACTCCTCCCTGAGTTTGACctcctgctttttttccttaattctgAGCTCCTTcgccttttttcccttggttTTGTGCTCCTGATTTTTTCACGGGCTGGTCACCTGAAAAATAAGTATGaaagaatattttcactGTAACcctgctttctttttcttctttttttttttttttttttttttttctttccctttctttttttttttcatccctccttagacgtccttccttcctcctccttagacaccctccattccttccttctaagaAAGGCTTCTTCACTTctcccttagaccctccttccttagaccccccttccatagaccctccttccttagaccccccttccatagaccccccttccatagaccccccttccatagaccccccttccatagaccccccttccatagaccccccttccatagaccctccttccttagaccccccttccatagaccctccttccttagaccccccttCCATAGACCCCCCTTCCATAGACCaactttcttccacccctaagaacccacctaccaccaccctaacaaacttccctCCCACTACAACCCCTaaaaaaaccttccttcctaccacACTTAACaatatttccttccaccattaGCCACCAAACAACCCACGTACCActaccctaacaacatttcttcgtaccttccttcttcatcaagatgatgatgatgatgatgaagtgGTGGTTGTgtatggaatagaatattcggTTGTTGAGTTATTGTCGTCGTCGTCGCCTGAGAACCTGTTCAATTCTCTCCTAAGAGACCTTTTCCTTGTTCCATTCCCAGAGTGGTTACGCTtattaaggaagaatggtttatactaaaaagaaaaaaagaaaaaaagaaggtgttaTGGTTGTTatgttggtggaaggaaatgttgttaagtgtggtaggtggaaggaatgttgttagatgggtggtaggtgtttTATGATGGTGATGTTGTTGTACATACCttgtaaaagaggaaagaaacagttgttggtaatcctactacAGCAAGTCAACCAGATACAGCAGACACAGCTGCTGCTACACTACCACCTGACCTTTGATCAGCATCACTAAAAgaaccactactaccagcttgatttggattgGGGTTTGGTTTAGGTTTGGGTGGACATTCGGTTGGGTTTGGTggtgtgttacattccaatttCTGTAGCTCCTTTTCAcaatattcttcttttatactATTGAACCAGGTACAATAATCACCACCTGCATGCTTCTGTCCTGTTGCGCAATTTGTCTCCACAGTTTTACATGCtgttttaatttcccccatGTGAGATT encodes the following:
- a CDS encoding SICA antigen, encoding MIIDIHLEVLDECQKGDTKLVQEDFFEILVQEFMGSEFIKQEKVPKDDVLVEQVPSSDFGFREEDFVSKEDVPMEQVSMFDGLKEGIPEEEVPSSDSGFREERLCS